CCGGCTCCAGTCGGTGTTCCCGGCGCCGGGCCTGCCGCCCTTCATCCAGTCCGGCGAGCAGCACAGCGTGACCACCGGGGTGCCGCCCGACCTGCGGATGAAGTCGATCCGGCGGTCCATCGCCCCGAAGTCGTAACGGCCCTTCACCGGCTCGGGGTTGTCGGCGCCCCAGCCCATCAGCGCCTGATCCTGCGGCAGCCCGCCGTCCCCGGCGAGCAGCCGCTCGACCCGGCCGACGGCCGTGCCGCTGCCGTCGTCGGCGCTGTACTGGGTGTGGGTGAAGCCCCAGCCGACCTCGGGCCGCGGGGGCCCGGACGGGCCGGCCGGGGTGCCGTGCACCTTGTCGCCGTCGCGCGTGGTGCCGGCGGTGCTCGGGCCGCCCCCGGGCAGCGTGTTGAGCAGGGTCACCACCAGGGCGAGCGCGGCCGCCCCGACTCCCAGCAGAGCGGTGAGCCGCCACCGCCGAGCCCCCGAACACCACCCATGACGTCCCATCAAGGACAACAGTAACGGCGTACGGCACATACGGGGCAGGTCTTGGGAACACCCGGAACAAGCGGCGGAAATGCCGTGCGCGGGGGGCACCGGTGGCAGATCATGGCGGCATGTCTGCGAACCCACACGACGCTCTGCCGATCCGGCTCCACGTCGACGACTCCGACTCGCCGTCCGACGTCGTCGACGCGCTGTTCCTCGGCCGCTTCGCGACGGGCGAGCAGCCGTACTCGCACGCGGCGAACATCGACCGGGTGCGCTCCGGGGCCACCCTGCTCCCGGACGGCGCCCGGGTGCTGCGGGTGGCCCGCGACGACGACCGCAGCGCGACCCTCGCCGAGGGCGAGGGCTGGACCCTGCTGGTCTCGCGCTGGAACCGCGGCGCGGACGTCACGGTCACCGCGACCACCGCCGAGCTGGCCAAGACCGTCCTCGACCGGGCCACGGACGGCGCGGCCGACGAACCGGAACCCCAGCCGGAGAACGTCACCATGGGCTTCTGGTACGTCTCCCCGCGGCGCGGACCGCACCGCACCACCCGGCAGATCTCGGCGGGCACCTGGGACGAGGTCAGGCCCAACTACACGGCGCCGGTGGCGGACGCGATGGACCGCCTGATGAAGACGACGCCCGAGGACATCGCGGGGCGCCTGCTCCTGCTGCACGGGCCGCCGGGCACCGGCAAGACGTCCGCGCTGCGCACGCTCGCCCGCTCCTGGCGGGACTGGTGCCAGGTGGACTGCGTGCTGGACCCGGAGCGGCTCTTCTCCGACGTCGGCTACCTGATGGACATCGCGATCGGCGAGGACGACAGCACGGGCAAGGGCCGCTGGCGCCTGCTGCTGCTGGAGGACTGCGACGAGCTGATCCGCGGCGAGGCCAAGCACACCGCGGGCCAGGCCCTGTCCCGGCTGCTCAACCTCACCGACGGCCTGCTCGGCCAGGGGCGGAACGTGCTGGTGGGCGTCACCACCAACGAGGACCTGGAGCGGCTGCACCCGGCCGTGGTCAGGCCGGGGCGCTGTCTGGCCCGGATCGAGGTGGGACCGCTGACCCGCCGGGAGGCGATGACCTGGCTGGGCGACGAGGCCGAGGGGCACGGGGACGCCGTCGGCCGGGACGGCGCGACGCTCGCCGAGCTGTTCGCGCTGCGCCGGGGCAGCACGCCGACGTCGGTGCCGGGGGCGCGGGACGGGGCGGACGCGGGGCTGTACCTGTAGTGCTTTAGTGGTGTCATGACCTTGTTCGTCGGCACTTCGGGGTGGCAGTACAAGGACTGGCGGGACGTCGTCTACCCGGCGGGCGTCCCGACGCGGCTGTGGCTCGAGGAGTACACGCGGCTGTTCGCGACGGTGGAGATCAACAACGCGTTCTACCGACTGCCGTCCCGGGAGAACTTCGCGGCCTGGCGGGACCGGGTGCCGCCGGACTTCGTGGTCGCGGTGAAGGCCAGCCGCTATCTGACCCACATCAAGCGGCTGAAGGAGCCCGCGGAACCGGTCCACCGCCTGATGACCCACGCGGCGGGCCTCGGCGACCGTCTCGGCCCGGTGCTCCTCCAGCTCCCGCCGAACCTGCGCGCGGACGCGGCCCTGCTCGACGACTGCCTCGCCCGCTTCCCGCGGGGCACCCGGGTCGCGGTCGAGCCGCGCCACGACTCCTGGTGGACGCCCCAGGTGCGGGCGGTCCTGGAGGCGCGGGGCGCGGCGCTGTGCTGGGCGGACGTCCTGGCCCGGCCGGTGAGCCCGCTGTGGCGGACCGCCGACTGGGGGTACGTGCGCTTCCACCAGGGCCGCGCCCGGCCGTGGCCGCGCTACGGCAGACGGTCGCTGGAGACGTGGGTGGACCGTGTCGCGACGACCTGGCCGGACGCGGCGGACGTGTACGCGTACTTCAACAACGACCCCGGCGGGGCGGCGGTGGCCGACGCGGTGGCCTTCGCGAGGGCGGCCCGCCGTGCGGGCCGCACGGTGACCCACACCCCGGCCCACGCACCGACCCGCACACCGGAACCGGCCCGGCACGGCTAGGAGGCCGGTCGGCCGGGTCAAGCCCCGGGTGGACGCCGGCCGGGTCAAGGCCCGGGTGGGGACGCCGGCCGGGGCAAGGCCGACGGCGATCCGGCGAGACGGGTTCGCCGGCCGGACCCGGCCACAGGACGGTGACCGGACGGGGCCGACGACCAACCGACCGGACAG
Above is a genomic segment from Streptomyces collinus Tu 365 containing:
- a CDS encoding DUF72 domain-containing protein codes for the protein MTLFVGTSGWQYKDWRDVVYPAGVPTRLWLEEYTRLFATVEINNAFYRLPSRENFAAWRDRVPPDFVVAVKASRYLTHIKRLKEPAEPVHRLMTHAAGLGDRLGPVLLQLPPNLRADAALLDDCLARFPRGTRVAVEPRHDSWWTPQVRAVLEARGAALCWADVLARPVSPLWRTADWGYVRFHQGRARPWPRYGRRSLETWVDRVATTWPDAADVYAYFNNDPGGAAVADAVAFARAARRAGRTVTHTPAHAPTRTPEPARHG
- a CDS encoding DUF5925 domain-containing protein, with the protein product MSANPHDALPIRLHVDDSDSPSDVVDALFLGRFATGEQPYSHAANIDRVRSGATLLPDGARVLRVARDDDRSATLAEGEGWTLLVSRWNRGADVTVTATTAELAKTVLDRATDGAADEPEPQPENVTMGFWYVSPRRGPHRTTRQISAGTWDEVRPNYTAPVADAMDRLMKTTPEDIAGRLLLLHGPPGTGKTSALRTLARSWRDWCQVDCVLDPERLFSDVGYLMDIAIGEDDSTGKGRWRLLLLEDCDELIRGEAKHTAGQALSRLLNLTDGLLGQGRNVLVGVTTNEDLERLHPAVVRPGRCLARIEVGPLTRREAMTWLGDEAEGHGDAVGRDGATLAELFALRRGSTPTSVPGARDGADAGLYL